Part of the Desulfolutivibrio sulfoxidireducens genome is shown below.
CGGTTCCTCGACGCGGCGCGGGCCAAGGGCGGGACAATCCTGGTGGACAGCCTGGATTTCTGGCTTTTTTCCTGCGCCGGGGCCGGGGTGGCGGACGAGAAGGTCCAGGCGTTGCTTGAGACCTTGGCGGGCTACGCCGGGCCGGATGCCCCGGAATGCATCCTGGTGTCCGTGGAGGCGGGTCTTGGCCCCCTGGCCGCCGACGCCGCGTCCCGGGACTTTTTGCGCCGCCTTGCGGCGCTCAATCAAGCCGTGGCCGCCCTGGCCGCCGACGCGCGTCTGGTGGTGGCCGGGCTGCCCATTCGCCTCAAGGGGGCCTGAATGCGGATGAAGACCATCAAGGTGCAACGGGTCACGGCCCAGGATGCGGCGAAGATGTGCAAGCTTTTCCGCCGCGAGGACCGCTGGCTGATCCTGGTCAACGCCGACCCGGACGCCATGGGCTCGGCCATGGCCCTCAAGCGCATCATGTCCCGGCGGGTGGAGGCTACGGACATCGCCCGGGTCAACGAGGTCACCCGGCCGGACAACCTGGCCATGATCCGCTTTCTGCGCATCCCCCTTGCGCGCCTCACCCCGGAGATGCTCCAGGCCTACGACCGCTTCGCCCTGGTGGATTCCCAGCCCCACCATCATCCGGACTTCGCCGCAGTGCCCTTTTCCATCGTCATCGACCACCACCCCCTGGCCCCTGAACACCCGGTCACGGCCGCCTACGTGGACATCCGGCCGGGACTCGGGGCCACCTGCACCATCCTGGCCGAATACCTGCGGGCCCTGCGCATCCGGCCGGGCAAGCTTCTGGCCACGGCGCTGATCTACGGCATCAAGACCGATACCCAGAACTTTTCCCGGCCGTT
Proteins encoded:
- a CDS encoding bifunctional adenosylcobinamide kinase/adenosylcobinamide-phosphate guanylyltransferase, with the protein product MIRLILGGDKSGKSAHALELFLAAPPPLRVAAMGLALDFAFREQIAVHRRERPPEIPVTEPGLELPRFLDAARAKGGTILVDSLDFWLFSCAGAGVADEKVQALLETLAGYAGPDAPECILVSVEAGLGPLAADAASRDFLRRLAALNQAVAALAADARLVVAGLPIRLKGA
- a CDS encoding DHH family phosphoesterase, translated to MRMKTIKVQRVTAQDAAKMCKLFRREDRWLILVNADPDAMGSAMALKRIMSRRVEATDIARVNEVTRPDNLAMIRFLRIPLARLTPEMLQAYDRFALVDSQPHHHPDFAAVPFSIVIDHHPLAPEHPVTAAYVDIRPGLGATCTILAEYLRALRIRPGKLLATALIYGIKTDTQNFSRPFQHGDILAFSGLNKYAGQDLLRRIVHSEFHKSWLKYFTRAFRKMRFVGTRGLFVFMDRLESPDVLVILADFFTRVHGLSWDMICGVSEGKAVAVFRGDGLFRDMGKVAAEHFGDVGSAGGHKTMARAEIDMGKLRGRDPEEFFWRRLTGRRGGGQPKTT